In one window of Streptomyces sp. NBC_01224 DNA:
- a CDS encoding UPF0182 family membrane protein: MPDRGGGPTGPRIRVGRPSRRARTLLMTLGVLAVLAMAFVMFAGFWTDWLWYRSVAYSSVFTTTLWTKIGLFLVFGLLMAIAVGLNIWLAHRLRPPLSAMSLEQQSLDRYRMSLAPYKKWVLLAITALVGLIAGASASGQWRTWLMYVNGVAFNQKDPQFHLDVSFYAFDLPWYRFLLGFGFAATVLSLIAAALTHYLYGGLRITSPGARATGAATGHLSVLLGVFVSLKAVAYWLDRYGLAVKSSDFKATDNWTGLRYVDANAYLPAKTILFCIAAICAVLFFATLWRRTWQLPMIGFGLMVLSAILIGGLYPAIVQKFQVQPNEQAKEAPFIRKNIEATRDAYDIDNAQVNDYSGKSTTNDDAKLRAGADDAASYRVMDPNVVSPAFQQLQQKRNYYQFPKTLDVDRYKDAAGKDQDTVIGLRELNLDGIPKRNWINDHFTYTHGYGAIAARGTTTGKNPKGSPDFTESGLPTTGELGKYEQQIYYGEKTEQYSIVGGPQKELDYEEDGEKTTSYQGNSGVSLSNAFNRAAYAVAFSEPQILYSGAIGEGSRILYNRTPKERVEAVAPWLTIDGDAYPAVVNGRIQWVVDAYTTTNGYPYASRTTLGDTTADSLTTNQRAVVAQQNQVNYIRNSVKATVDAYDGKVKLYEWDTEDPVLKTWRKAFPGTVEPRSDIPKDLMDHLRYPQDLFKVQRELLTRYHVTNPAQFYSGSDAWQVPDDPTNKESGAVPPYYLSIKMPDQTAQKFSLTTTFTPKGRPDLGAFMAVDADAASKDYGTIRLLRVTTTVKGPGQVQSELNGNDDVAEFVRNLKGTDSDIEYGNLLTVPLEGGFLYIEPVYTRGGTQNYPLLRKVAASYGSKTVFENSLGEALNAVFGVTGSGTTEPPAETTRPPGTTQPPATGDAALKKAIADAQKAYAEGEAALKKQDWSAYGKAQADLQDALQRAAAAQPKSGSANNAGNSDSADKASDAGSGG; this comes from the coding sequence ATGCCGGACCGCGGCGGAGGCCCGACCGGGCCACGGATCAGAGTCGGCCGCCCGTCCCGGCGCGCCCGTACCCTGCTCATGACACTGGGCGTCCTGGCGGTTCTCGCCATGGCGTTCGTCATGTTCGCCGGGTTCTGGACGGACTGGCTCTGGTACCGGTCGGTCGCGTATTCGTCCGTCTTCACCACCACCCTGTGGACCAAGATCGGGCTGTTCCTCGTCTTCGGACTGCTGATGGCGATCGCCGTCGGCCTGAACATCTGGCTCGCGCACCGGCTCCGGCCGCCGCTGAGCGCGATGTCGCTGGAGCAGCAGAGCCTGGACCGCTACCGGATGAGCCTCGCCCCGTACAAGAAGTGGGTGCTGCTCGCGATCACCGCGCTCGTCGGACTGATCGCCGGAGCATCCGCCTCCGGTCAGTGGCGCACCTGGCTGATGTATGTGAACGGCGTGGCGTTCAACCAGAAGGACCCCCAGTTCCATCTGGATGTGTCCTTCTACGCCTTCGACCTGCCCTGGTACCGCTTCCTGCTGGGCTTCGGCTTCGCGGCCACGGTGCTCTCGCTGATCGCCGCCGCGCTGACCCACTATCTGTACGGCGGCCTCCGCATCACCAGCCCCGGCGCGCGGGCGACCGGCGCGGCCACCGGCCATCTGTCGGTGCTGCTCGGTGTCTTCGTCTCGCTGAAGGCCGTGGCGTACTGGCTCGACCGGTACGGCCTGGCCGTGAAGTCCAGCGACTTCAAGGCGACGGACAACTGGACGGGCCTGCGGTACGTCGACGCCAACGCCTACCTTCCGGCGAAAACCATCCTGTTCTGCATCGCCGCGATCTGCGCCGTGCTTTTCTTCGCCACGCTCTGGCGCCGCACCTGGCAGCTCCCGATGATCGGCTTCGGTCTGATGGTGCTCTCTGCGATCCTGATCGGCGGGCTGTACCCGGCGATCGTGCAGAAGTTCCAGGTCCAGCCGAACGAGCAGGCCAAGGAAGCGCCGTTCATCCGGAAGAACATCGAAGCGACGCGTGACGCGTACGACATCGACAACGCTCAGGTCAACGACTACTCGGGCAAGAGCACGACGAACGACGACGCCAAGCTGCGCGCCGGCGCGGACGATGCCGCCAGTTACCGGGTGATGGACCCCAACGTCGTCTCCCCGGCCTTCCAGCAGCTCCAGCAGAAGAGGAACTACTACCAGTTCCCCAAGACGTTGGACGTGGACCGCTACAAGGACGCCGCCGGCAAGGACCAGGACACGGTCATCGGTCTGCGTGAGCTCAACCTCGACGGCATCCCCAAGCGCAACTGGATCAACGACCACTTCACCTACACCCACGGCTACGGCGCCATCGCGGCCCGGGGCACGACGACCGGCAAGAACCCGAAGGGTTCCCCGGACTTCACCGAGTCCGGTCTGCCGACCACGGGTGAGCTCGGCAAGTACGAGCAGCAGATCTACTACGGCGAGAAGACCGAGCAGTACTCCATCGTCGGCGGGCCCCAGAAGGAGCTCGACTACGAGGAGGACGGCGAGAAGACCACCAGCTACCAGGGCAACAGCGGGGTCAGTCTCTCCAACGCCTTCAACCGCGCCGCGTACGCCGTGGCGTTCAGTGAGCCGCAGATCCTCTACTCGGGGGCCATCGGCGAGGGCTCGCGGATTCTCTACAACCGCACGCCCAAGGAGCGCGTCGAGGCGGTCGCCCCGTGGCTGACCATCGACGGCGACGCCTACCCGGCCGTGGTGAACGGCCGCATCCAGTGGGTCGTCGACGCGTACACCACCACCAACGGGTACCCGTACGCCTCGCGTACGACGCTCGGTGACACCACGGCCGACTCGCTGACCACCAACCAGCGTGCGGTCGTCGCCCAGCAGAACCAGGTCAACTACATCCGCAACTCGGTGAAGGCCACCGTCGACGCGTACGACGGCAAGGTCAAGCTCTACGAGTGGGACACCGAGGACCCGGTCCTCAAGACCTGGCGCAAGGCATTCCCGGGGACTGTGGAGCCGCGGTCCGACATCCCCAAGGACCTGATGGACCACCTGCGCTACCCGCAGGACCTGTTCAAGGTGCAGCGCGAGCTGCTCACCCGCTACCACGTCACCAACCCCGCCCAGTTCTACAGCGGCAGTGACGCCTGGCAGGTTCCGGACGATCCGACCAACAAGGAGTCCGGTGCCGTCCCGCCGTACTACCTGAGCATAAAGATGCCGGACCAGACGGCCCAGAAGTTCTCGCTGACGACGACGTTCACCCCGAAGGGACGACCCGACCTCGGGGCGTTCATGGCGGTGGACGCGGATGCGGCCAGCAAGGACTACGGCACGATAAGGCTGTTGAGAGTCACCACCACGGTGAAGGGCCCCGGTCAGGTACAGAGTGAGCTCAACGGTAACGACGATGTCGCCGAGTTCGTGAGAAACCTCAAGGGAACCGACTCCGACATCGAGTACGGCAACCTGCTGACTGTGCCGCTCGAAGGAGGCTTCCTCTACATCGAGCCGGTGTATACGCGCGGTGGCACGCAGAACTATCCGCTGCTGCGCAAGGTCGCCGCCTCCTACGGGTCGAAGACCGTCTTCGAGAACAGCCTCGGGGAGGCGCTCAACGCGGTCTTCGGGGTGACGGGCTCCGGCACCACCGAGCCGCCTGCGGAGACCACCCGGCCACCCGGCACCACGCAGCCACCGGCCACCGGTGACGCGGCGCTGAAGAAGGCGATCGCGGATGCGCAGAAGGCCTACGCGGAAGGCGAGGCAGCCCTGAAGAAGCAGGACTGGAGCGCCTACGGCAAGGCCCAGGCGGATCTGCAGGACGCGTTGCAGCGTGCGGCGGCCGCCCAGCCCAAGTCGGGCAGTGCCAATAATGCGGGCAATTCGGATAGTGCGGATAAAGCGTCCGATGCCGGCAGTGGTGGCTGA
- a CDS encoding SDR family oxidoreductase: MSSPDPQVRAARNLSDPATENKLAKSRSRNRGPVVAVTGAAGGVGELLLARLAASEEIKQVIAIDERRGEVTEVTWHILDVRDPAIAEKLRGADVVVHLALDLDLETDPAARTAYNVRGTQTVLTAAAAVGVHRVVLCTSAMVYGALPDNDIPLAEDAELRATAEATGVGDLLEIERLGRRAPRAHPGLNVTVVRPTVLVGGTDTALTRYFESPRLLVVAGSRPTWQFCHVDDLVTALEYAALEKIDGEFAVGCDGWLEQEEVEELSGVRRMELPSAVALGAAARLHRIGLTPSPAGDLAYTMHPWVVSVSRLHDVGWRPSWTNEEVLAALLEEVEGRHTVAGRRLGRKDATAAGAAGATVALLGTAALVRRARKARRRI; this comes from the coding sequence GTGAGTTCCCCAGATCCTCAGGTTCGCGCAGCGCGAAACCTGTCCGACCCCGCGACCGAGAACAAGCTCGCAAAGAGCCGCTCCAGGAACCGTGGCCCCGTCGTCGCGGTCACCGGAGCCGCGGGGGGCGTCGGTGAGCTGCTCCTCGCACGCCTCGCGGCGTCCGAGGAGATCAAGCAGGTCATCGCCATCGACGAACGCCGAGGAGAAGTCACCGAGGTGACCTGGCACATCCTCGACGTACGGGATCCCGCCATCGCGGAGAAGCTGCGTGGCGCAGATGTCGTCGTGCATCTGGCACTCGATCTCGACCTGGAGACCGACCCCGCCGCCCGCACCGCCTACAACGTGCGCGGCACCCAGACCGTGCTGACGGCCGCCGCGGCCGTCGGGGTCCACCGGGTCGTGCTGTGCACCTCGGCGATGGTCTACGGGGCGCTGCCCGACAACGACATCCCTCTCGCCGAGGACGCCGAACTGCGTGCCACGGCGGAGGCCACCGGCGTCGGCGACCTCCTGGAGATCGAACGGCTCGGGCGGCGCGCACCCCGTGCCCACCCCGGCCTCAATGTCACCGTGGTCCGCCCCACCGTCCTGGTCGGCGGTACGGACACCGCCCTGACCCGCTACTTCGAGTCGCCGCGCCTCCTGGTCGTCGCCGGATCACGCCCCACCTGGCAGTTCTGCCACGTCGACGACCTGGTCACGGCCCTGGAGTACGCCGCGCTGGAGAAGATCGACGGCGAGTTCGCGGTCGGCTGCGACGGCTGGCTCGAACAGGAGGAGGTCGAGGAGCTCAGCGGCGTCCGCCGGATGGAACTGCCCTCCGCCGTGGCACTCGGCGCCGCCGCCCGGCTGCACCGGATCGGCCTCACCCCGTCCCCGGCGGGCGATCTGGCGTACACGATGCACCCCTGGGTGGTCAGCGTGAGCCGGCTGCACGACGTGGGCTGGCGCCCGAGCTGGACCAACGAGGAGGTGCTCGCCGCGCTCCTCGAAGAGGTCGAGGGCCGGCACACCGTCGCCGGACGCCGACTCGGCCGCAAGGACGCCACCGCGGCAGGTGCCGCCGGTGCGACCGTGGCGCTGCTCGGCACCGCCGCCCTGGTCCGCCGCGCCCGCAAGGCCCGCCGCCGGATCTAG
- a CDS encoding YlbL family protein, with amino-acid sequence MPRRTATMLASTLILIALLCAGVLIPVPYSEMSPGPTVNTLGKVEGEPVLQISGHKTYPTSGNLNMTTVRVTGADYNMNLVEAVYGWLAHDSVVVPHDTLYPDGKTEQQSTQENAEEFSQSQESAKVAALTELGIPVSSRVVVSTVIKGSPAQGKLHAGDVIKQVDGSAVKQPEDVAKLVTRHKPGEDVTFTVIPAKTAQAAEKAGKEPEGSRKIVITTAKAPKENRAIVGIQAGTDHTFPFRIDIKLADVGGPSAGLMFSLGIVDKLTPGQLTGGKFIAGTGTIDDKGKVGPIGGINMKLVGARDAGARYFLTPNDNCKAAASDTPSGLTLVKVKTIDDAKKSLEKIRAGDTADLPSCSAG; translated from the coding sequence ATGCCACGCCGCACCGCGACGATGCTCGCCTCCACGCTGATCCTCATCGCGCTGCTCTGCGCAGGCGTGCTGATTCCCGTGCCGTATTCGGAGATGTCTCCGGGCCCGACCGTGAACACCCTCGGCAAGGTCGAAGGCGAACCGGTCCTGCAGATTTCCGGACACAAGACGTACCCGACGTCCGGCAACCTCAACATGACGACGGTCAGGGTCACCGGCGCCGACTACAACATGAACCTCGTCGAGGCCGTCTACGGCTGGCTGGCCCACGACAGCGTGGTCGTTCCGCACGACACGCTCTACCCCGACGGCAAGACCGAGCAGCAGTCGACGCAGGAGAACGCCGAGGAGTTCAGCCAGTCCCAGGAGAGCGCCAAGGTCGCCGCACTGACCGAGCTGGGCATCCCGGTGTCGTCGCGCGTCGTGGTCTCCACGGTCATCAAGGGCAGCCCCGCCCAGGGCAAGCTGCACGCCGGCGATGTGATCAAGCAGGTCGACGGCAGTGCGGTGAAGCAGCCCGAGGACGTCGCGAAGCTCGTCACCCGCCACAAGCCCGGCGAGGACGTCACGTTCACGGTCATCCCGGCGAAGACGGCGCAGGCGGCCGAGAAAGCAGGCAAGGAGCCCGAGGGCAGCCGGAAGATCGTCATCACCACCGCGAAGGCTCCCAAGGAGAACCGTGCGATCGTCGGCATCCAGGCCGGGACGGACCACACGTTCCCGTTCCGGATCGACATCAAGCTCGCCGATGTCGGCGGCCCGAGCGCAGGTCTGATGTTCTCCCTGGGCATCGTCGACAAGCTCACGCCCGGGCAGCTGACCGGCGGCAAGTTCATCGCGGGTACCGGCACGATCGACGACAAGGGCAAGGTCGGCCCGATCGGTGGCATCAACATGAAGCTGGTCGGCGCGCGCGACGCCGGCGCCCGGTACTTCCTGACGCCGAACGACAACTGCAAGGCCGCAGCCTCAGACACCCCGAGCGGACTCACGCTGGTGAAGGTGAAGACGATCGACGACGCGAAGAAGTCGCTGGAGAAGATCCGGGCGGGGGACACGGCCGACCTGCCGAGCTGCTCGGCAGGCTGA
- a CDS encoding tetratricopeptide repeat protein — protein sequence MVFMGDRATLLETGRFVQRRVHRSDSVMNAAFGVAAAENSETTEATETTEIIGTTETAETVGCAATVESAESTGSTGVAGSAGSAGAIEAAENPGTPESPETRESPESAESEARHRRAADAGDTTSMSVLGALLLRRGDLDAAEPYLRAATADGDRAAANNLGVLLHQRGYTDDAAGWWRIAAVAGSAAAAHALGRHYRERGDEPGAEYWLRQSAEQGHALGAYALADLLEHRSDVGAERWLRAAAEQGHREAAYRLARMLDRNAADDPHDAFGRPGLGPGPGAGAAGRPGAATRSAVRSDDGPVAGPATGRVGEAEQWYRQAAARGHRRAALHLGAILEQRGEPKEAGRWYLISAKAGEARAACALGFLLRDAGDEESAAVWWLRAAQDGDGNAANALGALHAARGEQQTAERWYRAAMDAGDVNGAYNLGLLCAAQDRTPQAEQWYRRAAYAGHREAANALAVLLLQAGDATGAEPWFSKAAEAGSVDAAFNLGILYAGRDEDRTALVWYERAAAAGHTEAALQVGMALLHHGEEQAAERHLRCAAGGGSAEAAFRLAGVLDSRQPPPGPPALGEPMPEKTECEEWYERAAEQGHRRAQVRVGMLAAARGDVDSAARWYREAAESGSRNGAFNLGLLLAREGSEREAALWWSRAANDGHGRAALRLALLAARRGELTEGQRWCARAVELGPAEVAERAARLREALHQELTA from the coding sequence ATGGTATTTATGGGGGACAGGGCAACTCTGTTGGAGACAGGGCGGTTTGTGCAGCGTCGCGTTCATCGGTCGGATAGCGTGATGAATGCGGCTTTTGGTGTTGCTGCCGCGGAGAACAGCGAGACCACTGAAGCCACTGAAACCACTGAGATCATCGGGACGACCGAGACCGCCGAGACTGTGGGGTGTGCCGCGACCGTCGAGAGTGCAGAGAGCACGGGGAGCACCGGGGTCGCCGGGAGCGCCGGGAGCGCCGGGGCCATTGAGGCTGCAGAGAATCCCGGGACCCCGGAGAGCCCCGAGACCCGGGAGAGCCCGGAGAGCGCCGAGAGTGAGGCGCGTCACCGTCGCGCCGCCGATGCCGGGGACACCACGTCGATGAGCGTCCTCGGCGCCCTGCTGCTGCGCCGCGGCGATCTGGACGCTGCCGAGCCGTACCTGCGTGCGGCCACCGCCGACGGCGACCGGGCCGCGGCCAACAACCTGGGCGTCCTTCTCCATCAGCGCGGATACACCGACGACGCGGCCGGCTGGTGGCGTATCGCAGCCGTCGCGGGTTCCGCCGCCGCCGCGCATGCCCTCGGTCGCCACTACCGCGAGCGGGGCGACGAGCCCGGCGCCGAGTACTGGCTGCGGCAGTCCGCCGAGCAGGGCCATGCCCTGGGTGCGTACGCCCTCGCCGACCTGCTGGAACACCGCAGTGACGTCGGAGCCGAGCGCTGGCTGCGCGCCGCCGCCGAGCAGGGGCACCGGGAGGCCGCGTACCGCCTCGCGCGCATGCTGGACCGCAACGCCGCCGACGACCCGCACGACGCCTTCGGCCGCCCGGGCCTGGGTCCCGGACCCGGCGCGGGCGCAGCCGGTCGTCCGGGTGCTGCCACCCGTTCCGCGGTGCGCTCGGACGACGGCCCCGTGGCCGGTCCGGCGACCGGGCGCGTGGGCGAGGCCGAGCAGTGGTACCGGCAGGCCGCCGCGCGTGGCCACAGGCGTGCCGCCCTGCACCTCGGCGCCATCCTCGAACAGCGCGGCGAGCCCAAGGAGGCCGGCCGCTGGTACCTCATCTCCGCGAAGGCCGGCGAGGCGCGGGCCGCCTGCGCGCTCGGATTCCTGCTGCGCGACGCGGGCGACGAGGAGAGCGCCGCCGTGTGGTGGCTGCGCGCCGCCCAGGACGGCGACGGGAACGCCGCCAACGCCCTGGGTGCCCTGCACGCCGCCCGTGGCGAGCAGCAGACCGCCGAGCGCTGGTACCGCGCAGCCATGGACGCGGGCGACGTCAACGGGGCCTACAACCTGGGGCTGCTCTGCGCGGCCCAGGACCGTACGCCGCAGGCCGAGCAGTGGTACCGCCGCGCCGCGTACGCGGGCCACCGCGAGGCCGCCAATGCACTGGCCGTACTCCTGCTCCAGGCGGGCGATGCGACCGGTGCCGAGCCCTGGTTCTCCAAGGCGGCCGAGGCGGGCAGCGTCGATGCGGCCTTCAACCTGGGCATCCTGTACGCCGGACGCGACGAGGACCGTACGGCACTGGTCTGGTACGAGCGGGCCGCCGCGGCAGGCCACACCGAGGCCGCACTCCAGGTCGGCATGGCCCTGCTGCACCACGGCGAGGAGCAGGCGGCCGAGCGCCATCTGCGCTGCGCGGCGGGCGGTGGCAGCGCCGAGGCCGCCTTTCGGCTGGCCGGGGTGCTGGACTCGCGGCAGCCGCCGCCCGGACCTCCCGCGCTCGGCGAGCCGATGCCGGAGAAGACCGAGTGCGAGGAGTGGTACGAGCGGGCTGCCGAGCAGGGGCACCGCCGCGCCCAGGTGCGTGTCGGGATGCTCGCGGCGGCCCGTGGCGACGTGGACAGCGCGGCCCGCTGGTACCGCGAGGCCGCCGAGTCGGGCAGCCGCAACGGCGCCTTCAACCTCGGACTGCTGCTGGCCCGCGAGGGCAGCGAGCGCGAGGCCGCGCTGTGGTGGAGCCGTGCCGCGAACGACGGGCACGGTCGCGCGGCCCTGCGCCTCGCCCTGCTGGCCGCCCGCCGCGGGGAGCTCACCGAGGGGCAGCGCTGGTGCGCACGGGCGGTCGAACTGGGCCCGGCGGAGGTCGCCGAGCGGGCTGCCCGGCTGCGCGAGGCGCTGCATCAGGAGTTGACCGCGTAG
- a CDS encoding ABC transporter substrate-binding protein, producing the protein MRTHTPFTCTVVLVTASLLGAAGCAGNGSADDSAATAPRTVKPVAGCGAGSWTDPADLAPDRKPARCDKGTPAARPVAKKRKITVATGTLSAEYVAPLQVAVAKGEFAKEGLDVELKVLPTPDALPLLAKGDVDAQWAAPEAAVMNGINAGFDIKWVAGNFSPDPTSKSGLWVRLKDGESADHVDMAGRKMGTMIGKGSVIAYPMDTSLKKHGGGLDKISFQQLGSADVLTALQNGGVDSAWLLDPIWRKVDGDKKYAFLGGQPVGEPLGGLLFGPTLLNKDPDAGVAFLRAYIRTVNTYFAGDYKSDPAFVAELAKLMKTDEATLRSTPSMRMDWEIRKGTTDRLQKAYADSGVSKGTPVPETKAVDRAMYSEAVGHKL; encoded by the coding sequence GTGCGTACACATACCCCCTTCACCTGCACCGTCGTGCTCGTCACGGCATCCCTGCTCGGCGCGGCCGGCTGCGCCGGGAACGGCTCCGCCGACGACAGCGCCGCCACCGCGCCGCGCACCGTCAAGCCCGTCGCGGGCTGTGGCGCCGGCAGTTGGACCGACCCGGCCGACCTCGCCCCCGATCGGAAACCGGCCCGCTGTGACAAGGGCACCCCGGCGGCCCGGCCCGTGGCGAAGAAGCGGAAGATCACCGTTGCCACCGGCACCCTGAGCGCGGAGTACGTAGCCCCGCTCCAGGTCGCGGTGGCGAAGGGCGAGTTCGCGAAAGAGGGGCTGGACGTCGAACTGAAGGTGCTGCCCACCCCGGACGCCCTGCCGCTGCTCGCCAAGGGCGATGTGGACGCCCAGTGGGCGGCTCCCGAGGCAGCAGTGATGAACGGCATCAACGCCGGCTTCGACATCAAGTGGGTAGCAGGGAACTTCTCCCCCGATCCCACCTCCAAGAGCGGCCTGTGGGTGCGTCTCAAGGACGGCGAGAGCGCCGATCACGTCGACATGGCAGGCCGGAAGATGGGCACGATGATCGGAAAGGGCTCGGTCATCGCGTACCCGATGGACACCTCCCTGAAGAAGCACGGCGGCGGCCTCGACAAGATCAGCTTCCAGCAGCTCGGTTCCGCGGATGTGCTGACCGCCCTGCAGAACGGCGGTGTGGACTCGGCCTGGCTGCTCGACCCGATCTGGCGCAAGGTGGACGGCGACAAGAAGTACGCGTTCCTGGGCGGCCAGCCCGTCGGTGAACCGCTCGGCGGCCTGCTCTTCGGCCCGACGCTGCTGAACAAGGACCCGGACGCGGGCGTCGCCTTCCTCCGCGCCTACATCCGGACGGTGAACACCTATTTCGCCGGCGACTACAAGTCCGATCCCGCCTTCGTCGCCGAGCTGGCGAAGCTGATGAAGACCGACGAGGCCACGTTGCGGTCGACCCCGTCGATGCGCATGGACTGGGAGATACGGAAGGGCACGACGGACCGGCTGCAGAAGGCATACGCCGATTCGGGCGTCTCGAAGGGCACCCCGGTGCCGGAGACGAAGGCCGTAGACCGGGCGATGTACTCGGAGGCTGTGGGCCACAAGCTCTGA
- a CDS encoding PPA1309 family protein, protein MLAMPNVSPSGPPMAASPLTVAVLEIDEYISGLGWDQPARLFALVDTARLRTQEPGLAAQLGLDSSDSPTASLTPIEQEELPPGTALDEFLATIAWPDAVIGCAMTVERLMLPPSAEASVPEGLSDAQLTKWVAKHPERQEVRMTVAVLRDGTRESAVRLREKDSPSEVRTGAGLVPGLADALAATFEA, encoded by the coding sequence ATGTTGGCCATGCCCAACGTTTCCCCCTCAGGCCCTCCGATGGCCGCGAGCCCCCTCACCGTCGCCGTGCTCGAGATCGACGAGTACATCTCCGGCCTCGGCTGGGACCAGCCGGCCCGGCTGTTCGCTCTCGTCGACACCGCCCGGCTGCGGACCCAGGAGCCGGGCCTCGCCGCCCAGCTCGGTCTCGACAGCTCCGATTCCCCGACCGCCTCACTCACCCCCATCGAGCAGGAGGAGCTTCCGCCGGGCACCGCCCTGGACGAGTTCCTCGCCACGATCGCCTGGCCCGACGCGGTGATCGGATGCGCGATGACGGTGGAGCGGCTGATGCTGCCGCCGTCCGCCGAGGCCTCCGTGCCGGAGGGGCTCAGCGATGCCCAGCTGACCAAGTGGGTCGCCAAGCACCCGGAGCGCCAGGAGGTGCGGATGACGGTGGCCGTCCTTCGGGACGGTACGCGCGAGTCGGCCGTACGGCTCCGCGAGAAGGACTCCCCGAGCGAGGTGCGGACCGGCGCCGGACTGGTGCCCGGGCTGGCCGACGCCCTGGCAGCGACCTTCGAGGCCTGA
- a CDS encoding molybdenum cofactor biosynthesis protein MoaE, which produces MASTHDHPGEQAASDPIRLLAIRDTPLSVDEIFRAVGDDAAGGTALFVGTVRNHDGGQDVGALGYSCHPSAQDELRRVAEKVVAEFPVRALAAVHRVGDLRVGDLAVVVAVSCPHRAEAFEACRKLIDDLKHEVPIWKHQRFSDGTEEWVGAC; this is translated from the coding sequence ATGGCTTCCACCCACGACCACCCCGGCGAGCAGGCGGCAAGCGACCCCATCCGGCTGCTGGCGATTCGCGACACGCCGTTGTCGGTCGACGAGATCTTCCGGGCGGTCGGGGACGACGCCGCGGGCGGCACGGCGCTCTTCGTCGGTACGGTGCGCAACCACGACGGCGGTCAGGACGTCGGTGCACTCGGGTACTCCTGCCACCCCTCGGCTCAGGACGAATTGCGCCGGGTGGCCGAGAAGGTCGTCGCGGAATTCCCGGTCCGGGCGCTGGCCGCCGTCCATCGGGTGGGCGACCTCCGAGTGGGCGACCTCGCTGTAGTCGTCGCCGTCTCCTGCCCCCACCGCGCCGAGGCGTTCGAGGCGTGCCGCAAGTTGATCGACGACCTCAAGCACGAGGTTCCGATCTGGAAGCACCAGCGCTTTTCGGACGGCACCGAGGAGTGGGTGGGCGCCTGCTGA